A window of Verrucomicrobiota bacterium genomic DNA:
AAAGATACGGCGGGACTTTAGGTCGACGGCGTCGCCGCTTTTCGAAAAGCCCAATTCCAACTCGGCATCGGCGAGTTGAAACCAGGAGACAAAGTCTCTTTTGATCAGTTCGTAGGCGGTTTCGTCATCCATCCAGACTTGTTTGGAATCACTTTCCCAGATCTTCCAGTTTCCGGTGACCATCTCCACGTCGTTTAAGTAGGAGCGTGGCAGTACGTGTTGCAGCACATTTCTAAACGGCTGGGTGCTGGTAAACTGCCGCGGCACGAGCAAAACGTTCACGCGCCCGGTAAGACCGGTCGCATCTTGAAGATCGGGCAAACTGACGAAAGCATTGAGCGGTGGTTCAGAGGACGCCCGCAAACTGAAATCGCCGAATTGCTGAGGTGAAAGAATTCCCATCACCCGCAGACGGAGCGCGGTTGCATTGGCAGAGCGTGGAGTGAGGGGCGCGTCAAGGGAAAGCATTGAGGGCTTGCGCACACGAAGAACCAGTTCATCCCCCACTTGGGCGCGCAACTGATTCGCCAACGCACCATTCAGATAAAGCTGGCCCGGCATTATCACGATGGATGAAGGTTTCGGAGCCAGGCCAAAAAAACCGTAGTTGGTATATCCGGTCATTCGGCCCGCGCGCGGAAATCTGACTCCCATCACCTGAATACGGTTGGCGCGGGCGGTGCCATCTTCTCTGGTAACTGTGCCGGGCAGCATCAACACCGTGCTTGGCCGGGTTCGTTGCAGAACTCGCTGCCCATTCGCATCAATCGCTTCAACGCCACCGCCAAATGAAAATCTGCGTTCCTGCGTGAAGAAGCGGTCACTCGGCGACATCGCCATGTCTACCCAGCCCAGCCTCGACATCGCCCGCTCACGCAAACTCTCCTTCACTGAATCACCAACCACCAGCGCGCCGATCAACACCGCGCTGCCCACCGCCGCACCGAGCAACACGCCGAGATGCGAACGGGCATGAAAGCGCAAGCTGCGGAAGATGAGCGTGCGAAGAGTCATGAGAGCAATTCCGAATTCCCGAAATCCGAAACTCGAAGCCCTGAATTCCACCGGTTCGGAACTCGGCCTTCGGGCTTCTTTCGGATTTCGGATTTCGAGCTTCGGATTTTCATCGCGTTTCTTCGACCAGCTTCCCGTCCTCCAAGCGCCGCACCCTTCCCATTCGCTGCGCCAAATCGAGCGCGTGAGTAACGACGACCAGCGTCACGTTTTCCTCGCGGTTGAGATCGAGCAGCAGTTCGGCGAGTTGTTGCGCCGAGGCGCGATCCAGCGCTCCGGTCGGTTCGTCGGCCAGCAGGAGTTGCGGTTGGTTGATCAAGGCGCGCACCACCGCGACGCGTTGCCGCTCGCCACCGGAGAGCTGACCCGGACGGTGGTTCACGCGCTCACCAAGACCGACGCGCCTGAGGAGGCGTTCGGCGCGGGCTTCAGAAGTTTCAGAAGTAGAGGGACTCCCCTCACTCTGCCCTCTCCCCATCGGATGGGGAGAGAGTGGCCGAAGGCCGGGTGAGGGGTTGGCCAGTGTCGGCACGAGAACATTTTCCAGCACGGTGCATTGCGGCAGGAGATGATGGGCCTGAAAAATAAAACCGATCTTTCGGTTGCGCACGGCGGCCAGTTGAAGTTCGTTCAACTGGTTGAGGTCCTGGCCATCGAGCGTCACATGTCCCGAAGTGGGCCGGTCGAGCGTGCCAATGATGTTCAGTAATGTGCTCTTGCCTGAACCCGACGGGCCGATGATAGCGAGCGATTCGCCCGCCGCCAGTTCCAGTGAGATCTCCTTGAGCACGACCAACGGCCCAGCGCCCGCAAGCGCATCGTAACTTTTCGTCACGTTGGAAAGTTTTAGAATTGCAGTTGATGGCATGTAATTGTTATTAGGGCGGAACCGCCGGCTAATGACAGCTTAATTTACGGTCACAACTCGAAGGATCAACTAGCGAACCGCGTTTGGATCGTGAATCCCGAGTTGAAAATCAGAGCCTCGTCACCTCGTCTCCTACGTTCCAGATGGCGCGTCGGCTTCCTTCCTTTTGCGCAGCACGGTGAGCGCGTTGAGGGCCGCCTCGCTTTCAGCGGCTTTCTTGCTTTTGCCTTTGCCGCGCGCCAGTTCCACACCGTCATGCAGCACCGTGCATTCAAAAATGCGGTCGTGATCCGGCCCGGTCGCCGACACGACCCGGTAGCTCGGCGATTCGGATGTACTGCTTTGCAACCACTCCTGAAGTTCGCCCTTGGGATTGTCGAGAATGGGGATGACGCCCAATTCGCCAAACGCATCGCGAAAATGATGCAGGATGAACTCGCGCGCTGCCTCAAAACCGCCATCCAAAAAAATCGCGCCGAGCAATGCCTCAAAGGTATCGGCCAACGCCGAGGGCCGCTCGCGCCCGCCGTGGAGTTCCTCGCCGTGGCTGAGTATCAAAAATTCGCCGAGACCGAGCAACCGGCCTTGCTCGGCGAGCGAACGGCGGTTGACCAGTTTAGCGCGCGCCTT
This region includes:
- a CDS encoding ABC transporter ATP-binding protein yields the protein MPSTAILKLSNVTKSYDALAGAGPLVVLKEISLELAAGESLAIIGPSGSGKSTLLNIIGTLDRPTSGHVTLDGQDLNQLNELQLAAVRNRKIGFIFQAHHLLPQCTVLENVLVPTLANPSPGLRPLSPHPMGRGQSEGSPSTSETSEARAERLLRRVGLGERVNHRPGQLSGGERQRVAVVRALINQPQLLLADEPTGALDRASAQQLAELLLDLNREENVTLVVVTHALDLAQRMGRVRRLEDGKLVEETR
- the rnc gene encoding ribonuclease III, producing MSDLAALQPRLGYAFRDAGLLRLALTHPSVAHEQRIPVQHNQRLEFLGDAVLQLVLTRELYEKFPAYGEGPLTKARAKLVNRRSLAEQGRLLGLGEFLILSHGEELHGGRERPSALADTFEALLGAIFLDGGFEAAREFILHHFRDAFGELGVIPILDNPKGELQEWLQSSTSESPSYRVVSATGPDHDRIFECTVLHDGVELARGKGKSKKAAESEAALNALTVLRKRKEADAPSGT